From Halomicrobium salinisoli, the proteins below share one genomic window:
- a CDS encoding TenA family protein → MSRAPETYDEYAAEREDPRFTDWLRERTEPAWTEATGHRFARELGAGDLDDAAFRAYLIQDYAFVEHLTGAFGHAVGEAPTMAAKSRLVDFLAVLTDDEDDYFERSFEALGVSESTYADPEPTPATEAFVDLLERAGREGGYAETLAVLTPAEWVYLEWATAVAGESPERFYLREWIDLHAVESFASFVGWLREELDREGAAASDRRQRRIERLFRRTVELEVAFFDAAYDEAAAAGEPAADGDRSGGDR, encoded by the coding sequence ATGAGCCGCGCACCGGAGACCTACGACGAGTACGCCGCCGAGCGCGAGGACCCGCGGTTCACCGACTGGCTGCGCGAGCGGACCGAACCGGCGTGGACCGAGGCGACCGGGCACCGATTCGCGCGGGAACTCGGCGCCGGTGACCTGGACGACGCGGCGTTCCGCGCGTACCTGATCCAGGACTACGCCTTCGTCGAGCACCTGACGGGGGCGTTCGGTCACGCCGTCGGGGAGGCGCCGACGATGGCGGCGAAGTCCCGGCTCGTCGACTTCCTCGCCGTCCTGACCGACGACGAGGACGATTACTTCGAGCGATCGTTCGAGGCACTCGGCGTCTCCGAGTCGACGTACGCGGACCCGGAGCCGACGCCGGCGACCGAGGCGTTCGTCGACCTGCTGGAGCGGGCCGGGCGCGAGGGCGGCTACGCCGAGACGCTGGCCGTCCTGACGCCCGCCGAGTGGGTCTACCTCGAGTGGGCGACGGCCGTCGCCGGGGAATCGCCCGAGCGGTTCTACCTGCGGGAGTGGATCGACCTCCACGCGGTCGAGTCGTTCGCGTCGTTCGTCGGCTGGCTTCGCGAGGAACTGGATCGGGAGGGCGCGGCGGCCTCCGATCGCCGGCAGCGGCGGATCGAGCGACTGTTCCGCCGAACCGTCGAGCTCGAGGTGGCGTTCTTCGACGCGGCGTACGACGAGGCGGCCGCGGCCGGGGAGCCAGCGGCGGACGGCGACCGATCGGGCGGTGATCGCTGA
- the tenA gene encoding thiaminase II, with the protein MRFTEELTEVADPAWDAILDHPMVERLGEGTLDEEPFRYWVRQDYVYLIEYARVFAHGAAKAPDLQRMGAFAELLDSTINTEMDLHREYAAEFGISEDELEATEPSPTTRAYTDFLVRVAATGTFGDLVAALLPCMWGFNETGKRLDARGSPDHEQYAAWIEMYAGEEFSELTAWCKDLMNDVAAAASAAERERYRELFRTSARYEYRFWDAAWRREEWEI; encoded by the coding sequence ATGCGCTTCACCGAGGAACTGACCGAGGTGGCCGACCCGGCGTGGGACGCCATCCTCGACCACCCGATGGTCGAGCGACTGGGAGAGGGCACGCTCGACGAGGAGCCGTTCCGCTACTGGGTCAGGCAGGACTACGTCTACCTGATCGAGTACGCTCGCGTGTTCGCACACGGCGCTGCGAAGGCACCCGACCTGCAGCGGATGGGCGCGTTCGCGGAGCTGCTGGACTCGACGATCAACACGGAGATGGACCTCCACCGTGAGTACGCGGCCGAGTTCGGTATCTCCGAGGACGAACTGGAGGCGACCGAGCCGTCGCCGACGACGCGCGCCTACACCGACTTCCTCGTCCGCGTGGCCGCGACGGGGACGTTCGGCGACCTCGTTGCGGCGCTGCTCCCGTGCATGTGGGGGTTCAACGAGACGGGGAAGCGCCTCGACGCGCGCGGGTCGCCCGACCACGAGCAGTACGCCGCCTGGATCGAGATGTACGCCGGCGAGGAGTTCTCCGAGCTGACGGCGTGGTGCAAGGACCTCATGAACGACGTCGCGGCGGCCGCGTCCGCGGCCGAGCGCGAGCGCTACCGGGAGCTGTTCCGGACCTCGGCGCGCTACGAGTACCGGTTCTGGGACGCCGCGTGGCGGCGAGAGGAGTGGGAGATATGA
- a CDS encoding aminotransferase class I/II-fold pyridoxal phosphate-dependent enzyme — translation MSHGFDLRGRLRERGADDLRRHLDPAESVGARTRFADDPKGGSPDFDGTELVFASNDYLGLAGDDRVQRAAEAAARTVGTGAGASRLVTGDTHLHRALERDLADCKGCERALVFSSGYAANAGTIDALAPDVVFSDALNHASIVDGCRIGAGETVVYDHCDPDDLAAEMAEREREADDAADESWLVVTDTVFSMDGDVAPLERLCDVADEHGAWVMVDEAHATGLFGDDGGGVVQRERLTDRIDVNLGTLSKALGSQGGYVAGDEDLIEHLLNAARTFVFSTGLAPPAVGAAREALRIAREGDRRERLWANVDRLRDGLEDAGFEVLGDSQILPVLVGDREAALALERAVRGRGIVAPAIRPPTVPEGTARIRVAPTAAHADEDVDACVRAFREAREDVDAL, via the coding sequence ATGAGCCACGGCTTCGACCTCCGCGGGCGACTCCGAGAACGCGGGGCGGACGATCTCCGCCGTCACCTCGACCCGGCAGAGAGCGTCGGGGCGCGCACGCGGTTCGCCGACGACCCGAAGGGCGGCTCCCCCGACTTCGACGGGACCGAACTCGTCTTCGCGTCGAACGACTACCTCGGGCTGGCCGGCGACGACCGCGTCCAGCGGGCGGCAGAGGCGGCGGCCCGGACCGTCGGCACGGGGGCCGGCGCGTCGCGGCTGGTCACCGGCGACACGCACCTCCACCGCGCGCTGGAGCGCGACCTGGCCGACTGCAAGGGCTGCGAGCGCGCGCTGGTGTTTTCGTCGGGCTACGCTGCAAACGCCGGGACGATCGACGCGCTCGCGCCGGACGTCGTCTTCTCCGACGCGCTCAACCACGCGAGCATCGTCGACGGTTGCCGGATCGGCGCCGGCGAGACCGTCGTCTACGACCACTGCGACCCCGACGACCTCGCCGCGGAGATGGCCGAACGGGAGCGTGAAGCCGACGACGCTGCCGACGAGTCCTGGCTCGTGGTCACGGACACCGTCTTCTCGATGGACGGCGACGTCGCGCCGCTGGAGCGCCTCTGCGACGTCGCCGACGAGCACGGCGCCTGGGTGATGGTCGACGAGGCCCACGCGACGGGGCTGTTCGGCGACGACGGCGGCGGAGTCGTCCAGCGCGAGAGGCTGACGGACCGCATCGACGTCAACCTCGGCACGCTCTCGAAGGCACTGGGCAGTCAGGGCGGCTACGTCGCCGGCGACGAGGACCTGATCGAGCACCTGCTGAACGCCGCGCGGACGTTCGTCTTCTCGACGGGCCTGGCCCCGCCGGCCGTGGGGGCGGCCCGCGAAGCACTGCGGATCGCGCGCGAGGGCGACCGTCGAGAGCGACTGTGGGCGAACGTCGACCGGCTCCGCGACGGCCTCGAGGACGCGGGCTTCGAGGTGCTGGGCGACTCGCAGATCCTCCCCGTCCTCGTCGGCGACCGCGAGGCCGCGCTCGCCCTGGAGCGGGCGGTCCGCGGGCGCGGAATCGTCGCGCCGGCCATTCGACCGCCGACGGTCCCCGAGGGCACCGCGCGCATCAGGGTCGCGCCGACGGCCGCACACGCCGACGAAGACGTCGACGCCTGCGTCCGGGCGTTTCGCGAGGCCCGCGAGGACGTCGACGCGCTCTGA
- a CDS encoding alpha/beta hydrolase, whose amino-acid sequence MADLPLTYQHRPPETESGSAPVVILLHGLGADEGDLFSYADVLPEEYHVLSVRGPHSSTGGGYAWMGSGQDRFAESISALTAFAERLPDACDVDGDRIGLLGFSQGAKAALVALLEEPALFAWVVSLNGFLPRSHSDESVVERARGKSVFVGVGEHDSVISPELGAETAETLSAAGLDVTVRSYPVGHAIADQEVEDVAEWLRTSV is encoded by the coding sequence GTGGCCGACCTACCGCTCACCTACCAACATCGACCGCCCGAGACGGAGTCGGGGTCCGCCCCCGTCGTCATCCTGCTCCACGGGCTCGGTGCCGACGAGGGCGACCTCTTCTCGTACGCCGACGTACTACCGGAGGAGTACCACGTCCTGAGCGTTCGGGGCCCCCACTCGTCCACGGGCGGGGGGTACGCGTGGATGGGGTCCGGCCAGGACCGGTTCGCGGAGAGCATCTCGGCCCTCACGGCGTTCGCAGAGCGGCTACCGGACGCCTGCGACGTCGACGGCGACCGGATCGGGCTGCTCGGGTTCAGTCAGGGCGCGAAGGCGGCGCTGGTCGCGCTCCTCGAGGAACCCGCCCTGTTCGCGTGGGTCGTCTCGCTCAACGGGTTCCTCCCGCGGAGCCACTCGGACGAGTCGGTCGTCGAGCGGGCGCGCGGGAAGTCGGTCTTCGTCGGCGTCGGCGAGCACGACTCCGTCATCTCGCCCGAGCTCGGCGCAGAGACGGCGGAGACCCTCTCGGCGGCCGGACTGGACGTGACGGTCCGCTCCTACCCGGTCGGTCACGCCATCGCAGACCAGGAGGTCGAGGACGTGGCCGAGTGGCTCCGAACGAGCGTGTGA
- a CDS encoding transcriptional regulator, with protein sequence MDDVRFAVLGTGGIGRRTLDVARHRDGVTPVAACDRNGVAVDHGGLDVDELLEATEGNIASGPEGDVAADGGAKAASGVKQTGERAGVAASAQGEPTETPIDDVIAESDGIDAVLMALPNLEHDFIPRVAERFAEADYEGVLIDVLKRSRVIGMLEDREETLEDSGITFICGAGATPGFLTGAAALAAQSFVEVEAVEIWWGVGLKSGYEDNRGTVREDIAHLDGYDVERAREMSEAEIEALIDEHDGRLEFRDMEHADDVLLERAGICDAEDVTVGGVLDVRQDEKPTTTTVRVTGTTFDGERGTNTFRLDDDTSMEANVNGPAIGYMKAGVLRNRAGDYGVYGPAEVMPGF encoded by the coding sequence ATGGACGACGTACGCTTCGCGGTTCTGGGAACCGGAGGCATCGGCAGACGAACGCTCGACGTAGCGCGCCACAGGGACGGCGTCACGCCCGTCGCCGCCTGCGACCGCAACGGCGTGGCCGTCGACCACGGCGGCCTCGACGTCGACGAACTGCTGGAGGCGACGGAAGGGAACATCGCGAGCGGGCCCGAGGGCGACGTGGCGGCGGACGGAGGGGCGAAAGCGGCGTCGGGCGTCAAGCAGACCGGCGAGCGCGCCGGCGTCGCCGCCAGCGCACAGGGCGAACCGACGGAGACGCCCATCGACGACGTCATCGCGGAGTCCGACGGGATCGACGCGGTCCTGATGGCCCTGCCGAACCTCGAACACGACTTCATCCCGCGCGTGGCCGAGCGCTTCGCCGAGGCCGACTACGAGGGCGTCCTGATCGACGTCCTCAAGCGCTCGCGCGTGATCGGGATGCTCGAAGATCGGGAGGAGACGCTCGAGGACTCGGGCATCACCTTCATCTGCGGCGCCGGCGCGACGCCCGGCTTCCTGACCGGCGCGGCGGCGCTGGCCGCCCAGTCGTTCGTGGAGGTCGAGGCGGTCGAGATCTGGTGGGGCGTCGGCCTCAAGTCCGGCTACGAGGACAACCGCGGCACCGTCCGCGAGGACATCGCCCACCTCGACGGCTACGACGTCGAGCGCGCCCGCGAGATGAGCGAGGCGGAGATCGAGGCCCTGATCGACGAGCACGACGGCCGCCTGGAGTTCCGCGACATGGAGCACGCCGACGATGTCCTGCTGGAGCGTGCCGGGATCTGTGACGCCGAGGACGTCACCGTCGGCGGGGTCCTCGACGTCCGCCAGGACGAGAAGCCGACGACCACGACGGTCCGCGTCACCGGGACGACCTTCGACGGCGAGCGCGGGACCAACACGTTCCGACTGGACGACGACACCAGCATGGAGGCCAACGTCAACGGCCCGGCAATCGGCTACATGAAGGCCGGCGTCCTGCGGAACCGCGCCGGCGACTACGGCGTCTACGGCCCCGCCGAGGTCATGCCCGGCTTCTGA
- the bioB gene encoding biotin synthase BioB, protein MVYETGNRTIDDAVRRVLDGERLDRRDGLALIAQPVEDLAAAADYVRSQFGDGTVDACSIVNAKAGNCAEDCGFCAQSAHFDTGIDTHGFLDPEEILEAAKRAERDGAQRFGIVVAEKGVSKERRPDEWEDVLRAIRLVRDETDVEVDASLGILTEEEAEILADEGLNHYNHNVETSPNYFPEIVDTHSFEDRVHTLEVAREAGMDLCAGVILGMGESPTDRVDAAVALQDVGISSLPVNILNPVAGTPLAEDLGGSADITTEEIVETIAVYRLLHPEARVRLTGGREVNLDADEQHLPFEAGADGMLTGDYLTTEGQSPGDDIEIVERAGLEPNTEANDFDPEAVKERTADDAAVDTAAGTATEVQTDD, encoded by the coding sequence GTGGTTTACGAGACGGGTAACCGCACGATCGACGACGCGGTGCGTCGCGTGCTCGACGGCGAGCGACTGGACCGCCGCGACGGGCTCGCGCTGATCGCACAGCCCGTCGAGGACCTCGCCGCCGCGGCGGACTACGTCCGCTCGCAGTTCGGCGACGGGACGGTCGACGCCTGCTCCATCGTGAACGCGAAGGCCGGCAACTGCGCGGAGGACTGCGGCTTCTGCGCGCAGTCGGCCCACTTCGACACCGGGATCGACACCCACGGCTTCCTCGATCCCGAGGAGATCCTCGAAGCGGCGAAGCGCGCCGAGCGCGACGGCGCCCAGCGGTTCGGCATCGTCGTCGCCGAGAAGGGCGTCTCGAAGGAGCGGCGCCCCGACGAGTGGGAAGACGTCCTCAGGGCGATCCGGCTGGTCCGCGACGAGACCGACGTCGAGGTCGACGCCAGCCTCGGCATCCTCACGGAGGAGGAGGCCGAGATCCTCGCCGACGAGGGGCTCAACCACTACAATCACAACGTCGAGACCTCGCCGAACTACTTCCCGGAGATCGTGGACACCCACTCCTTCGAGGACCGCGTCCACACGCTGGAGGTCGCCAGGGAGGCCGGCATGGACCTCTGCGCCGGCGTCATCCTCGGCATGGGCGAGTCCCCGACCGACCGCGTCGACGCCGCCGTCGCCCTGCAGGACGTCGGCATATCGTCGCTCCCGGTGAACATCCTCAACCCGGTCGCCGGGACGCCACTCGCCGAGGACCTCGGCGGGTCGGCCGACATCACGACCGAGGAGATCGTCGAGACGATCGCGGTCTACCGCCTGCTCCACCCCGAGGCCCGGGTGCGCCTCACGGGCGGGCGCGAGGTGAACCTCGACGCCGACGAGCAGCACCTCCCCTTCGAGGCCGGCGCGGACGGCATGCTCACCGGCGACTACCTCACGACTGAGGGCCAGTCCCCCGGCGACGACATCGAGATCGTCGAGCGCGCCGGGCTCGAGCCCAACACCGAAGCCAACGACTTCGACCCCGAGGCGGTCAAGGAGCGCACCGCGGACGACGCGGCCGTCGACACGGCCGCCGGCACCGCCACCGAAGTGCAGACCGACGACTGA
- a CDS encoding dienelactone hydrolase family protein codes for MVAEPGTVYSIPVDGVALEGQLAVPDGATGLVVFAHGSGSSRHSPRNNYVAETLRDRGLGTLLFDLLTEREDRRRENRFDVSLLTDRLVAVTEWTRERPETAGLPVGYFGSSTGAAAALRGAARLPSDVGAVVSRGGRVDMAEAALDSVRAPTLFVVGGADRDVLALNEDAYDRLRCEKDLHVVPGAGHLFEGPGELEQVSERAGEWFERHLGRQ; via the coding sequence ATGGTCGCCGAGCCAGGCACCGTCTATTCCATTCCCGTCGACGGCGTCGCGCTGGAGGGGCAACTCGCCGTCCCTGACGGGGCGACCGGCCTGGTCGTCTTCGCCCACGGGAGCGGCAGCAGTCGGCACAGCCCGCGCAACAACTACGTCGCCGAGACGCTCCGGGACCGCGGCCTCGGGACGCTCCTGTTCGACCTGCTGACCGAGCGGGAGGACCGGCGGCGCGAGAACCGCTTCGACGTATCGCTGCTGACCGATCGGCTCGTCGCCGTCACCGAGTGGACCCGCGAGCGCCCGGAAACCGCAGGACTGCCGGTCGGCTACTTCGGATCGAGCACCGGCGCCGCGGCCGCGCTGCGCGGAGCGGCGCGGCTCCCAAGTGACGTCGGGGCCGTCGTCTCCCGCGGCGGCCGCGTCGACATGGCCGAGGCGGCGCTGGACTCGGTCCGGGCGCCGACGCTGTTCGTCGTCGGCGGCGCCGACCGCGACGTCCTCGCGCTGAACGAGGACGCCTACGACCGCCTGCGCTGCGAGAAGGACCTCCACGTCGTCCCCGGCGCCGGCCACCTCTTCGAGGGTCCCGGGGAACTGGAGCAAGTTTCGGAGAGGGCCGGCGAGTGGTTCGAGCGGCACCTGGGCCGGCAGTAA
- a CDS encoding protein sorting system archaetidylserine synthase (This PssA-like phosphatidyltransferase, along with a PssD-like decarboxylase, is required in Haloarchaea for the archaeosortase ArtA to replace the PGF-CTERM sorting signal with a C-terminal lipid anchor.): MGLQVRERLGLADAVTLVNAVVGFVAGVVAFSDPTLAARLVLLAAIADALDGIVARRAGNTEVGPLLDSITDVVSFGATPALVLFGVARARYGELSEMDPAVAAAALLVPAGFVVFSVLRTAFYTVYVGEGETRPGIQNTLAATILAAGYLAGLGSVPLVFAAAAVLSVLMVAPVPFPKLLARDAVVLGVVQAGAIVAPAALGRAFPRILLVAALAYLTLAPRYYWAE; encoded by the coding sequence ATGGGACTGCAGGTGCGGGAGCGACTCGGGCTGGCGGACGCCGTGACGCTGGTCAACGCCGTCGTCGGGTTCGTCGCCGGCGTGGTCGCCTTCTCCGATCCGACCCTGGCGGCCCGGCTGGTCCTGCTGGCGGCCATCGCCGACGCGCTGGACGGCATCGTCGCGCGCCGGGCGGGCAACACCGAGGTCGGGCCGCTGCTCGACTCCATCACCGACGTCGTCTCCTTCGGAGCGACGCCGGCGCTCGTGCTGTTCGGCGTCGCCCGCGCCCGCTACGGGGAGCTCTCGGAGATGGACCCCGCCGTCGCGGCCGCGGCGCTGCTCGTCCCCGCGGGGTTCGTCGTCTTCTCCGTCCTCCGGACGGCCTTCTACACGGTCTACGTCGGCGAGGGCGAGACCCGACCGGGCATCCAGAACACGCTGGCCGCGACGATCCTGGCCGCCGGCTACCTCGCGGGTCTGGGGTCGGTCCCGCTCGTGTTCGCCGCGGCGGCCGTCCTCTCCGTGCTGATGGTCGCGCCGGTCCCCTTCCCCAAGCTACTGGCCCGCGACGCGGTGGTCCTGGGCGTCGTCCAGGCCGGCGCCATCGTCGCGCCGGCGGCGCTGGGCCGCGCGTTCCCCCGCATCCTGCTGGTCGCCGCGCTGGCCTACCTGACGCTGGCGCCGCGGTACTACTGGGCCGAGTGA
- the thrC gene encoding threonine synthase, with the protein MNPAIALKCTDCGRVFVPGDGRHQCPDHGDLGGLLDVQYDEDAARDALGERDDAVADVWDYESLLPTDGAAVRLGAGGTPLLSADALSAALDVDLRLKDERGNPTGSVKDRASAVLASRALTGDADVVTCASTGNAAASLAGYAARADLDCCIFVPEDVPEGKAVQPAIYGADVFAVEGDYDDAFSLCRRVSDRRDWYDCSAAVNPYAVEGLRTVGHELADQVPEADWIVAPMGNGCGLSATWKGLTEFERMGLLDDAPRLLGVQAEGASAVHDRFQGDDPRAGAGTRADSIDVGHPHNAERACRALSESDGDSVVVSDEAILNAERRLGAAEGVYAEPASAATLAGLERAREAGVVAPGETVVLLVTGTGLKDTASARSATEAVERIPASPGAVPDRY; encoded by the coding sequence GTGAATCCTGCCATCGCACTGAAGTGCACCGACTGCGGGCGCGTGTTCGTCCCCGGAGACGGCCGCCACCAGTGCCCCGATCACGGCGACCTCGGGGGCCTCCTTGACGTCCAGTACGACGAGGACGCCGCGCGCGACGCCCTGGGAGAGCGCGACGATGCCGTCGCCGACGTCTGGGACTACGAGTCCCTGCTGCCCACCGACGGCGCCGCGGTCAGGCTCGGCGCCGGCGGGACGCCGCTGCTGTCCGCCGACGCGCTCTCCGCGGCCCTCGACGTCGACCTGCGGCTGAAGGACGAACGGGGCAACCCGACGGGCTCGGTCAAGGACCGGGCCAGCGCCGTCCTCGCGAGCCGCGCGCTGACCGGCGACGCCGACGTCGTGACCTGCGCCTCGACCGGCAACGCGGCGGCCTCGCTCGCCGGCTACGCCGCCCGCGCCGACCTCGACTGCTGCATCTTCGTCCCCGAGGACGTCCCCGAGGGCAAGGCCGTCCAGCCGGCCATCTACGGCGCGGACGTCTTCGCCGTCGAGGGGGACTACGACGACGCCTTCTCGCTGTGTCGCCGCGTGAGCGACCGCCGGGACTGGTACGACTGCAGCGCCGCGGTCAACCCTTACGCCGTCGAGGGACTCCGGACGGTCGGTCACGAACTGGCCGACCAGGTGCCCGAGGCCGACTGGATCGTCGCCCCGATGGGCAACGGCTGCGGCCTCTCGGCGACGTGGAAGGGGCTCACCGAGTTCGAGCGCATGGGCCTGCTCGACGACGCCCCGCGCCTCCTGGGCGTCCAGGCGGAGGGCGCCAGCGCCGTCCACGACCGGTTCCAGGGAGACGACCCGCGCGCGGGCGCCGGCACCCGGGCCGACAGCATCGACGTCGGCCACCCCCACAACGCCGAGCGGGCCTGCCGGGCGCTGTCCGAGAGCGACGGGGACAGCGTCGTCGTCTCCGACGAGGCGATTCTCAACGCCGAGCGCCGCCTCGGCGCGGCGGAGGGCGTCTACGCCGAGCCCGCCAGCGCGGCCACGCTCGCGGGGCTGGAGCGCGCCCGCGAGGCGGGCGTCGTCGCGCCCGGAGAGACGGTTGTCCTCCTCGTCACCGGTACGGGCCTGAAGGACACCGCGAGCGCCCGCAGCGCGACCGAGGCCGTCGAGCGCATCCCGGCGTCGCCCGGGGCCGTCCCCGACCGGTACTGA
- a CDS encoding metal-dependent hydrolase, which translates to MPSTVVHAAFAGMIAAALLGAAFDRRSLLVVVGAVALADLDAFVGLVAVAGHRTVFHTVLLPAAAALALAVDLRVRDRSALRSRYGDRGVRIAWVTVVAFAAAAIGLDLFSAGGANPLWPLHDQFYQIDGRIELSDRRGVVQTFVDLAPPDADGGVTDGASTTARGSSQEVNVSTGVDPDPDGDADGDVERLFPIVRSGWQLLLLVVGTFVTAARLRVSRSVEE; encoded by the coding sequence ATGCCGTCCACGGTGGTCCACGCGGCCTTCGCCGGGATGATCGCGGCGGCGCTGCTGGGGGCCGCGTTCGACCGTCGCTCGCTGCTGGTCGTCGTCGGCGCCGTGGCCCTCGCGGACCTCGACGCCTTCGTCGGCCTCGTCGCCGTCGCCGGCCACCGCACCGTGTTCCACACGGTCCTGCTGCCGGCAGCGGCGGCGCTGGCGCTGGCGGTGGATCTCCGGGTCCGCGACCGGTCGGCCCTGCGGTCCCGCTACGGCGACCGCGGCGTCCGGATCGCGTGGGTGACCGTCGTCGCGTTCGCGGCCGCGGCCATCGGGCTGGACCTGTTCTCGGCCGGCGGCGCGAACCCGCTGTGGCCGCTGCACGACCAGTTCTATCAGATCGACGGCCGGATCGAGCTGTCCGACCGGCGCGGCGTCGTCCAGACGTTCGTCGACCTCGCTCCGCCGGACGCCGACGGCGGCGTGACCGACGGGGCCTCGACGACGGCCCGCGGTAGCTCACAGGAGGTCAACGTCTCGACCGGCGTCGACCCGGACCCGGACGGCGACGCGGACGGCGACGTCGAGCGGCTCTTCCCGATCGTCCGGTCCGGCTGGCAGCTGCTCCTGCTGGTCGTCGGGACGTTCGTGACCGCCGCCCGCCTCCGCGTCTCGCGGTCGGTCGAGGAGTGA
- the trxA gene encoding thioredoxin has product MSDADDIESIRERKAEQLKQSLTAPDEPVHVEGAEHFEELTSDGVVLVDFYADWCGPCQMLEPVVEDVAAETDATVAKVDVDEHQSLAGQFGVQGVPTLFLYVDGERAERMVGAQDADRLRSLVESYV; this is encoded by the coding sequence ATGAGCGACGCGGACGACATCGAATCGATCAGGGAGCGAAAGGCCGAGCAGCTCAAGCAGTCCCTGACCGCGCCCGACGAACCGGTCCACGTCGAGGGCGCCGAACACTTCGAGGAGCTGACGAGCGACGGGGTCGTCCTCGTGGACTTCTACGCCGACTGGTGTGGCCCCTGCCAGATGCTGGAGCCCGTCGTCGAGGACGTCGCCGCGGAGACCGACGCGACCGTCGCCAAGGTCGACGTCGACGAGCACCAGTCCCTGGCCGGTCAGTTCGGCGTCCAGGGCGTCCCGACGCTGTTCCTCTACGTCGACGGCGAGCGGGCCGAACGCATGGTCGGCGCTCAGGACGCCGACCGGCTCCGGTCGCTCGTGGAATCGTACGTCTGA
- a CDS encoding PRC-barrel domain-containing protein: MNRETVPQEITTLVGREVYSKNGVFVGEVEDLRLDLQQRSVTGLALHELNHELFSADARSSRGVILPYRWVQAVGDVVIVNDIVERLTEPAEDDAEEEVAA; the protein is encoded by the coding sequence ATGAACCGGGAGACTGTCCCCCAGGAGATAACGACGCTCGTCGGTCGCGAAGTCTACTCGAAGAACGGGGTCTTCGTCGGTGAGGTCGAGGACCTGCGTCTCGACCTCCAGCAACGGTCGGTGACGGGTCTGGCCCTCCACGAACTGAACCACGAGCTGTTCTCGGCGGACGCGCGGAGTTCCCGCGGCGTGATCCTCCCCTACCGGTGGGTCCAGGCGGTGGGCGACGTCGTGATCGTCAACGACATCGTCGAACGGCTGACCGAGCCGGCCGAGGACGACGCCGAGGAAGAGGTCGCGGCCTAG